A portion of the Coturnix japonica isolate 7356 chromosome 4, Coturnix japonica 2.1, whole genome shotgun sequence genome contains these proteins:
- the LOC107312840 gene encoding H(+)/Cl(-) exchange transporter 5 isoform X1 — translation MAWYSLERWESPQPFGLEALAMDQKGYRRGSFQSSTSDEDMLEIAGASLDFSMADDDPPLDREMGGFTSYNGGGMNGTSKMMDFLEEPLPGVGTYEDFNTIDWVREKSRDRDRHREITSRSKESTWALIHSVSDAFSGWLLMLFIGLLAGSLAGLIDISAHWMTDLKEGVCLAGFWFNHEHCCWKSNTTFTDRDKCPEWMSWSQLIIGHGEGAFAYILNYFMYVIWALLFSLLAVLLVKGFAPYACGSGIPEIKTILSGFIIRGYLGKWTLIIKTITLVLAVSSGLSLGKEGPLVHVACCCGNILCHLFTKYRKNEAKRREVLSAAAAAGVSVAFGAPIGGVLFSLEEVSYYFPLKTLWRSFFAALVAAFTLRSINPFGNSRLVLFYVEFHMPWHLLELVPFILLGIFGGLWGAFFIRSNIAWCRRRKTTKLGKYPVLEVFVVTAITAILAFPNEYTRMSTSELISELFNDCGILDSSKLCEYVNDFNSTKGDDLPDRAAGPGVYTAMWQLALALIMKVFITIFTFGMKVPSGLFIPSMAVGAIAGRLLGVAMEQLAFYHHDWIIFSGWCSQGADCITPGLYAMVGAAACLGGVTRMTVSLVVIMFELTGGLEYIVPLMAAAMTSKWVADAIGREGIYDAHIRLNGYPFLEAKEEFSHKTLAMDVMRPRRNDPPLTVITQDSMTVEDIETIINETTYSGYPVVVSRESQRLVGFVLRRDLIISIENARKKQDGIVSTSIIYFTDHSPPLPPSSPSMLKLRSILDLSPFTVTDQTPMEIVVDIFRKLGLRQCLVTHNGKLLGIITKKDVLKHIAQLANQDPDSILFN, via the exons CAGATGATGATCCACCACTCGACAGAGAAATGGGAG GCTTTACATCATATAATGGAGGAGGGATGAACGGCACAAGCAAAATGATGGATTTTCTGGAGGAACCACTTCCTGGTGTGGGAACCTATGAAGATTTTAACACTATAGATTGGGTGCGAGAGAAGTCCAGAGACCGGGACAGGCACAGAGAG ATTACCAGCAGAAGTAAAGAGTCAACGTGGGCTCTGATACACAGCGTGAGCGATGCCTTTTCTGGCTGGTTGTTGATGTTGTTCATTGGGTTGTTGGCAG GTTCCTTAGCAGGTCTGATAGACATTTCTGCCCACTGGATGACAGATTTGAAAGAAGGAGTGTGTTTAGCAGGCTTCTGGTTTAACCACgagcactgctgctggaagtCCAACACAACCTTTACAGACCGAGACAAGTGTCCTGAATGGATGAGCTGGTCTCAGCTTATTATTGGCCATGGAGAG GGGGCTTTTGCATATATTCTGAACTACTTCATGTATGTTATCTGGGCTTTGTTATTCTCCCTTCTTGCTGTGTTACTTGTGAAGGGCTTTGCTCCTTATGCCTGTGGCTCAGGAATCCCAGAG ATCAAAACTATCTTAAGTGGTTTCATCATTAGAGGCTACCTGGGCAAGTGGACGCTGATCATCAAAACCATTACCTTAGTGTTGGCGGTGTCCTCTGGCCTGAGCCTGGGAAAAGAGGGCCCCCTGGTGCACGttgcctgctgctgtggaaaCATCCTGTGCCATCTCTTCACCAAATACAGGAAGAACGAAGCAAAACGCAGAGAG GTTTtatcagcagctgcagctgctggtgtgTCTGTAGCTTTTGGTGCACCGATTGGAGGAGTGCTCTTTAGTCTGGAAGAG GTCAGTTACTATTTTCCTCTGAAGACACTGTGGCGCTCCTTCTTTGCTGCTCTGGTAGCTGCATTTACTCTGCGCTCCATCAATCCTTTTGGGAACAGCCGCCTGGTTCTCTTCTATGTGGAGTTCCACATGCCATGGCATCTTCTGGAGCTTGTACCATTCATCCTTTTGGGAATTTTTGGTGGGCTTTGGGGGGCTTTCTTCATTCGCAGCAACATTGCCTGGTGCAGGCGGCGCAAGACAACCAAGCTTGGTAAATACCCCGTGCTCGAGGTGTTTGTAGTGACTGCCATCACGGCCATCCTGGCCTTCCCAAATGAGTACACCAGAATGAGCACCAGTGAGCTGATCTCTGAACTCTTCAATGACTGCGGGATTTTGGACTCTTCCAAGCTCTGCGAGTACGTGAATGATTTCAACAGCACCAAAGGGGATGACTTGCCCGACCGAGCTGCTGGCCCAGGAGTTTACACCGCCATGTGGCAGCTAGCTTTGGCCCTTATCATGAAAGTCTTCATCACAATCTTCACCTTTGGCATGAAG GTCCCTTCGGGTCTCTTCATCCCAAGCATGGCAGTCGGTGCTATAGCAGGCAGGTTGCTAGGGGTAGCAATGGAGCAGTTGGCATTTTACCACCATGACTGGATCATCTTCAGTGGCTGGTGCAGTCAAGGAGCTGACTGTATCACTCCCGGCCTGTATGCAATGGTTGGGGCTGCAGCATGTCTAG gtgGGGTGACCCGGATGACTGTGTCACTAGTGGTCATTATGTTTGAGCTCACTGGTGGACTGGAATACATAGTTCCTCTGATGGCAGCGGCCATGACCAGCAAGTGGGTGGCAGATGCTATTGGGCGGGAGGGCATTTATGATGCCCATATACGCCTCAATGGCTATCCTTTCTTGGAAGCCAAGGAAGAGTTCTCACACAAGACGCTTGCAATGGATGTAATGCGACCACGGAGGAACGATCCTCCTCTGACTGTCATCACTCAGGACAGCATGACAGTAGAAGACATTGAGACCATAATCAATGAAACCACATACAGTGGCTATCCAGTGGTGGTGTCACGGGAGTCCCAAAGGCTTGTTGGATTTGTcctcaggagagacctcatCATTTCAATTG aaaatGCCCGGAAGAAGCAGGATGGAATTGTTAGCacttcaattatttatttcactgaccACTCACCTCCACTGCCTCCAAGCTCCCCCTCTATGCTGAAACTCAGGAGCATCCTGGACCTCAGTCCTTTCACAGTCACAGACCAAACACCTATGGAAATTGTTGTGGATATATTTCGCAAGCTTGGATTGCGTCAGTGCCTCGTTACTCACAATGG gAAACTGCTTGGGATCATTACCAAGAAGGATGTACTAAAGCACATTGCACAGCTGGCTAACCAGGACCCAGATTCTATACTCTTCAATTAA
- the LOC107312840 gene encoding H(+)/Cl(-) exchange transporter 5 isoform X2, whose protein sequence is MDQKGYRRGSFQSSTSDEDMLEIAGASLDFSMADDDPPLDREMGGFTSYNGGGMNGTSKMMDFLEEPLPGVGTYEDFNTIDWVREKSRDRDRHREITSRSKESTWALIHSVSDAFSGWLLMLFIGLLAGSLAGLIDISAHWMTDLKEGVCLAGFWFNHEHCCWKSNTTFTDRDKCPEWMSWSQLIIGHGEGAFAYILNYFMYVIWALLFSLLAVLLVKGFAPYACGSGIPEIKTILSGFIIRGYLGKWTLIIKTITLVLAVSSGLSLGKEGPLVHVACCCGNILCHLFTKYRKNEAKRREVLSAAAAAGVSVAFGAPIGGVLFSLEEVSYYFPLKTLWRSFFAALVAAFTLRSINPFGNSRLVLFYVEFHMPWHLLELVPFILLGIFGGLWGAFFIRSNIAWCRRRKTTKLGKYPVLEVFVVTAITAILAFPNEYTRMSTSELISELFNDCGILDSSKLCEYVNDFNSTKGDDLPDRAAGPGVYTAMWQLALALIMKVFITIFTFGMKVPSGLFIPSMAVGAIAGRLLGVAMEQLAFYHHDWIIFSGWCSQGADCITPGLYAMVGAAACLGGVTRMTVSLVVIMFELTGGLEYIVPLMAAAMTSKWVADAIGREGIYDAHIRLNGYPFLEAKEEFSHKTLAMDVMRPRRNDPPLTVITQDSMTVEDIETIINETTYSGYPVVVSRESQRLVGFVLRRDLIISIENARKKQDGIVSTSIIYFTDHSPPLPPSSPSMLKLRSILDLSPFTVTDQTPMEIVVDIFRKLGLRQCLVTHNGKLLGIITKKDVLKHIAQLANQDPDSILFN, encoded by the exons CAGATGATGATCCACCACTCGACAGAGAAATGGGAG GCTTTACATCATATAATGGAGGAGGGATGAACGGCACAAGCAAAATGATGGATTTTCTGGAGGAACCACTTCCTGGTGTGGGAACCTATGAAGATTTTAACACTATAGATTGGGTGCGAGAGAAGTCCAGAGACCGGGACAGGCACAGAGAG ATTACCAGCAGAAGTAAAGAGTCAACGTGGGCTCTGATACACAGCGTGAGCGATGCCTTTTCTGGCTGGTTGTTGATGTTGTTCATTGGGTTGTTGGCAG GTTCCTTAGCAGGTCTGATAGACATTTCTGCCCACTGGATGACAGATTTGAAAGAAGGAGTGTGTTTAGCAGGCTTCTGGTTTAACCACgagcactgctgctggaagtCCAACACAACCTTTACAGACCGAGACAAGTGTCCTGAATGGATGAGCTGGTCTCAGCTTATTATTGGCCATGGAGAG GGGGCTTTTGCATATATTCTGAACTACTTCATGTATGTTATCTGGGCTTTGTTATTCTCCCTTCTTGCTGTGTTACTTGTGAAGGGCTTTGCTCCTTATGCCTGTGGCTCAGGAATCCCAGAG ATCAAAACTATCTTAAGTGGTTTCATCATTAGAGGCTACCTGGGCAAGTGGACGCTGATCATCAAAACCATTACCTTAGTGTTGGCGGTGTCCTCTGGCCTGAGCCTGGGAAAAGAGGGCCCCCTGGTGCACGttgcctgctgctgtggaaaCATCCTGTGCCATCTCTTCACCAAATACAGGAAGAACGAAGCAAAACGCAGAGAG GTTTtatcagcagctgcagctgctggtgtgTCTGTAGCTTTTGGTGCACCGATTGGAGGAGTGCTCTTTAGTCTGGAAGAG GTCAGTTACTATTTTCCTCTGAAGACACTGTGGCGCTCCTTCTTTGCTGCTCTGGTAGCTGCATTTACTCTGCGCTCCATCAATCCTTTTGGGAACAGCCGCCTGGTTCTCTTCTATGTGGAGTTCCACATGCCATGGCATCTTCTGGAGCTTGTACCATTCATCCTTTTGGGAATTTTTGGTGGGCTTTGGGGGGCTTTCTTCATTCGCAGCAACATTGCCTGGTGCAGGCGGCGCAAGACAACCAAGCTTGGTAAATACCCCGTGCTCGAGGTGTTTGTAGTGACTGCCATCACGGCCATCCTGGCCTTCCCAAATGAGTACACCAGAATGAGCACCAGTGAGCTGATCTCTGAACTCTTCAATGACTGCGGGATTTTGGACTCTTCCAAGCTCTGCGAGTACGTGAATGATTTCAACAGCACCAAAGGGGATGACTTGCCCGACCGAGCTGCTGGCCCAGGAGTTTACACCGCCATGTGGCAGCTAGCTTTGGCCCTTATCATGAAAGTCTTCATCACAATCTTCACCTTTGGCATGAAG GTCCCTTCGGGTCTCTTCATCCCAAGCATGGCAGTCGGTGCTATAGCAGGCAGGTTGCTAGGGGTAGCAATGGAGCAGTTGGCATTTTACCACCATGACTGGATCATCTTCAGTGGCTGGTGCAGTCAAGGAGCTGACTGTATCACTCCCGGCCTGTATGCAATGGTTGGGGCTGCAGCATGTCTAG gtgGGGTGACCCGGATGACTGTGTCACTAGTGGTCATTATGTTTGAGCTCACTGGTGGACTGGAATACATAGTTCCTCTGATGGCAGCGGCCATGACCAGCAAGTGGGTGGCAGATGCTATTGGGCGGGAGGGCATTTATGATGCCCATATACGCCTCAATGGCTATCCTTTCTTGGAAGCCAAGGAAGAGTTCTCACACAAGACGCTTGCAATGGATGTAATGCGACCACGGAGGAACGATCCTCCTCTGACTGTCATCACTCAGGACAGCATGACAGTAGAAGACATTGAGACCATAATCAATGAAACCACATACAGTGGCTATCCAGTGGTGGTGTCACGGGAGTCCCAAAGGCTTGTTGGATTTGTcctcaggagagacctcatCATTTCAATTG aaaatGCCCGGAAGAAGCAGGATGGAATTGTTAGCacttcaattatttatttcactgaccACTCACCTCCACTGCCTCCAAGCTCCCCCTCTATGCTGAAACTCAGGAGCATCCTGGACCTCAGTCCTTTCACAGTCACAGACCAAACACCTATGGAAATTGTTGTGGATATATTTCGCAAGCTTGGATTGCGTCAGTGCCTCGTTACTCACAATGG gAAACTGCTTGGGATCATTACCAAGAAGGATGTACTAAAGCACATTGCACAGCTGGCTAACCAGGACCCAGATTCTATACTCTTCAATTAA
- the LOC107312840 gene encoding H(+)/Cl(-) exchange transporter 5 isoform X3, which produces MNGTSKMMDFLEEPLPGVGTYEDFNTIDWVREKSRDRDRHREITSRSKESTWALIHSVSDAFSGWLLMLFIGLLAGSLAGLIDISAHWMTDLKEGVCLAGFWFNHEHCCWKSNTTFTDRDKCPEWMSWSQLIIGHGEGAFAYILNYFMYVIWALLFSLLAVLLVKGFAPYACGSGIPEIKTILSGFIIRGYLGKWTLIIKTITLVLAVSSGLSLGKEGPLVHVACCCGNILCHLFTKYRKNEAKRREVLSAAAAAGVSVAFGAPIGGVLFSLEEVSYYFPLKTLWRSFFAALVAAFTLRSINPFGNSRLVLFYVEFHMPWHLLELVPFILLGIFGGLWGAFFIRSNIAWCRRRKTTKLGKYPVLEVFVVTAITAILAFPNEYTRMSTSELISELFNDCGILDSSKLCEYVNDFNSTKGDDLPDRAAGPGVYTAMWQLALALIMKVFITIFTFGMKVPSGLFIPSMAVGAIAGRLLGVAMEQLAFYHHDWIIFSGWCSQGADCITPGLYAMVGAAACLGGVTRMTVSLVVIMFELTGGLEYIVPLMAAAMTSKWVADAIGREGIYDAHIRLNGYPFLEAKEEFSHKTLAMDVMRPRRNDPPLTVITQDSMTVEDIETIINETTYSGYPVVVSRESQRLVGFVLRRDLIISIENARKKQDGIVSTSIIYFTDHSPPLPPSSPSMLKLRSILDLSPFTVTDQTPMEIVVDIFRKLGLRQCLVTHNGKLLGIITKKDVLKHIAQLANQDPDSILFN; this is translated from the exons ATGAACGGCACAAGCAAAATGATGGATTTTCTGGAGGAACCACTTCCTGGTGTGGGAACCTATGAAGATTTTAACACTATAGATTGGGTGCGAGAGAAGTCCAGAGACCGGGACAGGCACAGAGAG ATTACCAGCAGAAGTAAAGAGTCAACGTGGGCTCTGATACACAGCGTGAGCGATGCCTTTTCTGGCTGGTTGTTGATGTTGTTCATTGGGTTGTTGGCAG GTTCCTTAGCAGGTCTGATAGACATTTCTGCCCACTGGATGACAGATTTGAAAGAAGGAGTGTGTTTAGCAGGCTTCTGGTTTAACCACgagcactgctgctggaagtCCAACACAACCTTTACAGACCGAGACAAGTGTCCTGAATGGATGAGCTGGTCTCAGCTTATTATTGGCCATGGAGAG GGGGCTTTTGCATATATTCTGAACTACTTCATGTATGTTATCTGGGCTTTGTTATTCTCCCTTCTTGCTGTGTTACTTGTGAAGGGCTTTGCTCCTTATGCCTGTGGCTCAGGAATCCCAGAG ATCAAAACTATCTTAAGTGGTTTCATCATTAGAGGCTACCTGGGCAAGTGGACGCTGATCATCAAAACCATTACCTTAGTGTTGGCGGTGTCCTCTGGCCTGAGCCTGGGAAAAGAGGGCCCCCTGGTGCACGttgcctgctgctgtggaaaCATCCTGTGCCATCTCTTCACCAAATACAGGAAGAACGAAGCAAAACGCAGAGAG GTTTtatcagcagctgcagctgctggtgtgTCTGTAGCTTTTGGTGCACCGATTGGAGGAGTGCTCTTTAGTCTGGAAGAG GTCAGTTACTATTTTCCTCTGAAGACACTGTGGCGCTCCTTCTTTGCTGCTCTGGTAGCTGCATTTACTCTGCGCTCCATCAATCCTTTTGGGAACAGCCGCCTGGTTCTCTTCTATGTGGAGTTCCACATGCCATGGCATCTTCTGGAGCTTGTACCATTCATCCTTTTGGGAATTTTTGGTGGGCTTTGGGGGGCTTTCTTCATTCGCAGCAACATTGCCTGGTGCAGGCGGCGCAAGACAACCAAGCTTGGTAAATACCCCGTGCTCGAGGTGTTTGTAGTGACTGCCATCACGGCCATCCTGGCCTTCCCAAATGAGTACACCAGAATGAGCACCAGTGAGCTGATCTCTGAACTCTTCAATGACTGCGGGATTTTGGACTCTTCCAAGCTCTGCGAGTACGTGAATGATTTCAACAGCACCAAAGGGGATGACTTGCCCGACCGAGCTGCTGGCCCAGGAGTTTACACCGCCATGTGGCAGCTAGCTTTGGCCCTTATCATGAAAGTCTTCATCACAATCTTCACCTTTGGCATGAAG GTCCCTTCGGGTCTCTTCATCCCAAGCATGGCAGTCGGTGCTATAGCAGGCAGGTTGCTAGGGGTAGCAATGGAGCAGTTGGCATTTTACCACCATGACTGGATCATCTTCAGTGGCTGGTGCAGTCAAGGAGCTGACTGTATCACTCCCGGCCTGTATGCAATGGTTGGGGCTGCAGCATGTCTAG gtgGGGTGACCCGGATGACTGTGTCACTAGTGGTCATTATGTTTGAGCTCACTGGTGGACTGGAATACATAGTTCCTCTGATGGCAGCGGCCATGACCAGCAAGTGGGTGGCAGATGCTATTGGGCGGGAGGGCATTTATGATGCCCATATACGCCTCAATGGCTATCCTTTCTTGGAAGCCAAGGAAGAGTTCTCACACAAGACGCTTGCAATGGATGTAATGCGACCACGGAGGAACGATCCTCCTCTGACTGTCATCACTCAGGACAGCATGACAGTAGAAGACATTGAGACCATAATCAATGAAACCACATACAGTGGCTATCCAGTGGTGGTGTCACGGGAGTCCCAAAGGCTTGTTGGATTTGTcctcaggagagacctcatCATTTCAATTG aaaatGCCCGGAAGAAGCAGGATGGAATTGTTAGCacttcaattatttatttcactgaccACTCACCTCCACTGCCTCCAAGCTCCCCCTCTATGCTGAAACTCAGGAGCATCCTGGACCTCAGTCCTTTCACAGTCACAGACCAAACACCTATGGAAATTGTTGTGGATATATTTCGCAAGCTTGGATTGCGTCAGTGCCTCGTTACTCACAATGG gAAACTGCTTGGGATCATTACCAAGAAGGATGTACTAAAGCACATTGCACAGCTGGCTAACCAGGACCCAGATTCTATACTCTTCAATTAA